From Actinosynnema mirum DSM 43827, a single genomic window includes:
- a CDS encoding condensation domain-containing protein, translating to MSAPGGLDPLRARLVALLTSGSHPAAPGQRQMLAAVRDGRSPHVDLVAARVDGPVDHTALRRALDGLVRAHEALRTHFTDGPEPRMVVRPPEPAELVLGATTGPEDAARHAQALLATPLDVRTPAPHRALLLTSAPDSHVLLAAVPHLLFDDHSHGVYLRDLATLLRGAEPPARGAYRDHAVEQAALLADGSAVRRRAAALAPPLPAATWPNTPERRSYRQRVLADHWSAHWVDQATRNLATRGATLTMACAAGWAAALHAVTGLDDVRIGTSLANRSDPAHLGTIGLFATMSVLRLTVSGRDTAGELLAKARRAALAALADGHVPLAPVLAELRGAHPGFRASGLFEATLAVTGHHPVLDAGPGVALHPVDGFDVDEGARPAFQPAQLAVRVGAPGEGVEVRLGHDRDLLDPGHAEAMARLLRAFLLADPARTVADLAEEALHG from the coding sequence GTGAGCGCGCCGGGCGGGCTCGACCCGCTGCGCGCCCGCCTGGTGGCCCTGCTGACCTCCGGCAGCCACCCGGCCGCCCCCGGACAGCGGCAGATGCTCGCCGCCGTCCGCGACGGCAGGTCCCCGCACGTCGACCTCGTCGCCGCCCGCGTCGACGGCCCCGTCGACCACACCGCCCTGCGCCGCGCGCTGGACGGCCTCGTCCGCGCCCACGAGGCGCTGCGCACCCACTTCACCGACGGCCCCGAACCCCGCATGGTCGTCCGCCCGCCCGAACCCGCCGAGCTGGTCCTCGGCGCCACCACCGGCCCCGAGGACGCCGCCCGGCACGCCCAGGCGCTGCTCGCCACCCCGCTCGACGTCCGCACCCCCGCCCCGCACCGGGCGCTGCTGCTGACCTCGGCCCCGGACAGCCACGTCCTGCTCGCCGCCGTGCCGCACCTGCTGTTCGACGACCACTCCCACGGCGTCTACCTGCGGGACCTGGCCACCCTGCTGCGCGGCGCCGAGCCGCCTGCCAGGGGCGCCTACCGCGACCACGCCGTCGAGCAGGCCGCGCTGCTGGCCGACGGCTCCGCCGTGCGCAGGCGCGCCGCCGCCCTCGCCCCGCCGCTGCCCGCCGCCACCTGGCCGAACACCCCCGAGCGCCGCAGCTACCGGCAGCGCGTGCTCGCCGACCACTGGTCCGCGCACTGGGTCGACCAGGCCACCAGGAACCTCGCCACCAGGGGCGCGACCCTGACGATGGCCTGCGCCGCCGGGTGGGCCGCCGCGCTGCACGCCGTCACCGGCCTGGACGACGTCCGGATCGGCACGTCGCTGGCCAACCGGTCCGACCCCGCGCACCTGGGCACCATCGGCCTGTTCGCCACCATGTCCGTGCTGCGCCTGACCGTCTCGGGCCGCGACACGGCGGGCGAGCTGCTCGCCAAGGCCCGCAGGGCCGCGCTCGCCGCGCTCGCGGACGGGCACGTCCCGCTCGCGCCGGTGCTGGCCGAGCTGCGCGGCGCGCACCCCGGCTTCCGCGCCTCCGGCCTGTTCGAGGCCACCCTGGCCGTCACCGGCCACCACCCCGTGCTCGACGCGGGACCCGGCGTCGCGCTGCACCCGGTCGACGGCTTCGACGTCGACGAGGGCGCCCGCCCCGCCTTCCAGCCCGCGCAGCTGGCCGTGCGGGTCGGCGCGCCGGGCGAGGGCGTCGAGGTGCGCCTGGGCCACGACCGCGACCTGCTCGACCCCGGCCACGCCGAGGCGATGGCCCGGCTGCTGCGCGCGTTCCTGCTCGCCGACCCGGCGCGCACCGTCGCCGACCTCGCCGAGGAGGCCCTGCATGGCTGA
- a CDS encoding aldo/keto reductase — translation MAEPNPTGGSASGPAGNPSGANGRSGRTPAAEGLAAQGIAAPTPAAPTPPALPPLIVGCWSWGDERTWGYRSRFGDDDLRAAVRALDAAGLRWFDTAEVYGRGRSERLLGDLTADLSGAAVSTKFFPYPWRLTGSGFRRGLASALRRLRRDRVELYQAHHEVPAPLARRWAGHLAAARRDGLVGAIGTSNLSAPALRAFSDALAEHGERVTAHQTRYNLCDRRVERHGVVELCRERGITLLAHSALAQGLLSGRYRAGAPMTGRRPIPDPVLAQTAPLLALLDRVADRLDATPAAVALAWLRHRGATPVVGVHDRAQAEDAAVAARLVLPGSAAAALDKVSAPWRGRP, via the coding sequence ATGGCTGAGCCGAACCCGACCGGGGGCAGCGCGAGCGGTCCGGCCGGGAACCCGTCCGGCGCGAACGGCCGCAGTGGACGGACCCCCGCCGCGGAAGGGCTTGCCGCGCAAGGGATCGCCGCGCCGACCCCCGCCGCGCCGACCCCTCCCGCCCTCCCACCCCTGATCGTCGGCTGCTGGTCCTGGGGCGACGAGCGCACCTGGGGCTACCGCTCCCGCTTCGGCGACGACGACCTCCGCGCCGCCGTGCGCGCCCTCGACGCCGCAGGGCTGCGCTGGTTCGACACCGCCGAGGTCTACGGCCGAGGCCGGTCCGAGCGGCTGCTCGGCGACCTCACCGCCGACCTGTCGGGAGCCGCCGTGTCCACCAAGTTCTTCCCCTACCCGTGGCGCCTCACCGGCTCCGGCTTCCGGCGCGGCCTCGCCTCGGCGCTGCGCAGGCTGCGCCGCGACCGCGTCGAGCTCTACCAGGCGCACCACGAGGTCCCCGCACCGCTCGCCCGCCGCTGGGCCGGGCACCTCGCCGCCGCCCGCCGCGACGGGCTCGTCGGGGCGATCGGCACCTCCAACCTGTCCGCGCCCGCGCTGCGCGCCTTCTCCGACGCGCTGGCCGAGCACGGCGAGCGCGTCACCGCCCACCAGACCCGCTACAACCTGTGCGACCGGCGCGTGGAGCGGCACGGCGTGGTCGAGCTGTGCCGCGAGCGCGGCATCACCCTGCTCGCCCACAGCGCGCTCGCCCAGGGCCTGCTGTCCGGCCGCTACCGCGCGGGGGCCCCGATGACCGGCCGCCGCCCCATCCCGGACCCCGTCCTGGCCCAGACCGCGCCGCTGCTGGCCCTGCTCGACCGGGTCGCGGACCGGCTCGACGCCACCCCCGCCGCCGTCGCGCTGGCCTGGCTGCGGCACCGGGGCGCCACCCCGGTCGTCGGCGTCCACGACCGGGCGCAGGCCGAGGACGCCGCCGTCGCCGCGCGCCTGGTCCTGCCAGGGTCCGCCGCCGCCGCGCTCGACAAGGTCAGCGCGCCCTGGCGGGGCAGGCCGTGA
- a CDS encoding MFS transporter: MTAHAAPARAPRRPSNLTLLVSGQLLSLLGSEVTKLALPLFALGTLGATSGETGLLRAASLAPALVAAPLIGVWVDRTSRRRVLVVTGLAQAVVLVAVTAALPHAGSGLALLVVGVTVLGVLGQFGEVAYPSFVPDVAGGDLPRANGRIFGAQSLAETVGPGLAGVLLARAGLGLVLLLDAATFVIASVVILRIRVVEAVAPPARRALRHEVTVGVRAVLAHPLLRGTVLTSAAYNVLDTAATTVFLVHTTTALGMSSTQVGVVMGGAGVGAVLGSVLSARATAALGFGRGVVTAFVLGSLAPLPLLLARDAGPASVALCASVFAVWAFCVTAYSVQSLSVRQAATPQPLLGRVMAGSWMFVLGALPLGALLGGAAGDLWGSGPALTAVLCALPLTALPLLLSPVRRLTALPTPDADFWRRHG; encoded by the coding sequence ATGACCGCTCACGCCGCGCCCGCGCGGGCCCCGCGCCGCCCGTCGAACCTCACCCTGCTCGTCTCCGGCCAGCTGCTGAGCCTGCTCGGCAGCGAGGTCACCAAGCTCGCCCTCCCGCTGTTCGCGCTGGGGACCCTGGGCGCCACCTCGGGGGAGACCGGCCTGCTGCGCGCGGCCTCGCTCGCCCCCGCGCTGGTCGCGGCCCCGCTCATCGGGGTGTGGGTCGACCGGACGTCCCGGCGGCGCGTGCTGGTGGTGACCGGCCTGGCCCAGGCCGTCGTGCTCGTCGCCGTCACCGCGGCGCTGCCGCACGCCGGATCGGGGCTGGCCCTGCTGGTCGTGGGCGTCACCGTGCTCGGCGTGCTCGGCCAGTTCGGCGAGGTCGCCTACCCGAGCTTCGTCCCCGACGTCGCGGGCGGCGACCTGCCGCGCGCCAACGGCAGGATCTTCGGCGCCCAGTCGCTGGCCGAGACGGTCGGCCCCGGCCTCGCGGGCGTGCTGCTGGCCCGCGCCGGGCTCGGCCTCGTGCTGCTGCTCGACGCCGCCACGTTCGTCATCGCCTCGGTCGTGATCCTGCGCATCAGGGTCGTCGAGGCGGTCGCGCCACCCGCGCGCCGGGCGCTGCGCCACGAGGTCACCGTCGGCGTGCGCGCCGTCCTGGCGCACCCGCTGCTGCGCGGCACCGTGCTGACCAGCGCGGCCTACAACGTGCTCGACACCGCCGCCACCACGGTGTTCCTGGTCCACACCACCACCGCGCTCGGCATGTCCAGCACCCAGGTCGGCGTCGTCATGGGCGGCGCGGGCGTGGGCGCGGTGCTGGGCAGCGTGCTGTCCGCGCGGGCCACCGCCGCGCTCGGCTTCGGTCGCGGCGTGGTCACCGCCTTCGTCCTGGGCAGCCTCGCCCCGCTGCCGCTGCTGCTGGCCCGCGACGCGGGTCCTGCCTCGGTCGCGCTGTGCGCCTCGGTGTTCGCGGTGTGGGCGTTCTGCGTGACCGCGTACAGCGTGCAGTCGCTGAGCGTGCGCCAGGCCGCGACCCCGCAGCCCCTGCTCGGCCGGGTCATGGCGGGCAGCTGGATGTTCGTGCTCGGCGCGCTGCCGCTGGGCGCGCTCCTCGGCGGGGCGGCGGGCGACCTGTGGGGCTCGGGCCCCGCGCTGACCGCCGTGCTCTGCGCCCTGCCGCTCACCGCGCTGCCGCTGCTGCTCTCCCCGGTGCGCCGCCTCACCGCGCTGCCCACCCCGGACGCGGACTTCTGGCGGCGGCATGGCTGA
- a CDS encoding thiazole biosynthesis family protein — MTERITASGVRMTSFWHCFGTERHRADLDTVIGLLRASGTDVLPINTHRLDDDRRRDALEHGFAGVTYDRLAEHVDVSGYVKMVNVNLRTTADEAAHVAKLAVELTGERVIKLEVLTPDLRSSRDAAVVEVARRLLRWEPSLVVLPLLSNDHEAARAAVDAGCPLLRVMGSPIGARAGITDPAAFARTCALPVPVVLDGGIGSTDHVRDAAAAGASGLLVNSVLFDDGRPPVEVMADFRASAEEHFGAGALSELTRG; from the coding sequence ATGACCGAGCGGATCACCGCATCTGGGGTGCGGATGACCTCCTTCTGGCACTGCTTCGGGACCGAGCGCCACCGGGCCGACCTCGACACCGTGATCGGCCTGCTGCGCGCGTCCGGCACGGACGTCCTGCCCATCAACACGCACCGCCTGGACGACGACCGCCGCAGGGACGCGCTGGAGCACGGCTTCGCTGGCGTCACCTACGACCGGCTCGCCGAGCACGTCGACGTCTCCGGCTACGTGAAGATGGTCAACGTCAACCTGCGCACCACCGCGGACGAGGCGGCGCACGTGGCCAAGCTGGCCGTGGAGCTGACCGGCGAACGCGTGATCAAGCTGGAGGTCCTGACCCCCGACCTGCGCTCCTCCCGCGACGCGGCGGTGGTCGAGGTGGCGCGGCGGCTGCTGCGCTGGGAGCCGTCGCTGGTGGTGCTGCCCCTGCTGTCCAACGACCACGAGGCCGCCAGGGCCGCCGTGGACGCGGGCTGCCCGCTGCTGCGCGTGATGGGCTCCCCCATCGGCGCCCGCGCGGGCATCACCGACCCGGCCGCGTTCGCCCGCACCTGCGCGCTGCCGGTCCCGGTCGTGCTCGACGGCGGCATCGGCAGCACCGACCACGTCCGCGACGCGGCGGCGGCGGGGGCGTCGGGCCTGCTGGTCAACAGCGTGCTGTTCGACGACGGCAGGCCCCCGGTGGAGGTCATGGCGGACTTCCGCGCCTCGGCGGAGGAGCACTTCGGCGCGGGCGCGCTCAGCGAGCTGACCAGGGGGTGA
- a CDS encoding STAS domain-containing protein, with protein sequence MTCTRVVDGGTASVAVAGDLAYDTGDVLLATVVDALEEGGVTDVRIDFACLELCDSYGLATLLMIHRRVVQAGARLHLENRPTTLERLMRRTNTLGHLTSTPAADRMDRLDRFD encoded by the coding sequence TTGACCTGCACGCGCGTCGTCGACGGCGGAACCGCCAGCGTCGCGGTGGCAGGAGATCTCGCCTACGACACCGGTGACGTCCTGCTGGCCACCGTGGTCGACGCGCTGGAGGAGGGCGGGGTCACCGACGTGCGCATCGACTTCGCCTGCCTGGAGCTGTGCGACTCGTACGGCCTGGCGACCCTGCTGATGATCCACCGCAGGGTCGTGCAGGCGGGCGCCCGCCTGCACCTGGAGAACCGGCCGACGACGTTGGAGCGGCTGATGCGCCGCACCAACACCCTGGGGCACCTCACGAGCACCCCGGCGGCGGACCGGATGGACCGGCTGGACCGGTTCGACTAG
- a CDS encoding cobalamin B12-binding domain-containing protein, with product MTAAETTAVAERSELLWQAVVAGDEHTATDVVLAALDSGLDPETVLLDVIAGVQRRVGEEWVANRLTVVQEHAATAINDRVITVLGVRARTRPTLGRITVACVDGEWHALPARLLSEVLKLRGFQVDYLGAQVPAPHLVTHLHRTDPDAVALSGSLATRLPTAHATITACQAAGVPVLAGGRAFGVDGRYARLLGADGWAPDARAAADHLAAGPPPRPRSGHQPIDDLPHLGDQEYTMISRTAQQLVKAVYTGLEERLPVMRTYTEQQQERTAEDLLHIVEHLAVALYTDDPELFTDFLGWTGDVLSSRGVPPAFLRPAVALLSAELRDFPRATAFLAAHGATASDPPRSHDHALAHHPSDPGPAA from the coding sequence ATGACGGCGGCCGAGACGACGGCGGTGGCCGAGCGCTCCGAGCTGCTGTGGCAGGCGGTCGTGGCCGGTGACGAGCACACCGCCACCGACGTCGTGCTGGCCGCGCTCGACTCCGGGCTCGACCCCGAGACGGTGCTGCTGGACGTGATCGCGGGCGTGCAGCGGCGGGTCGGCGAGGAGTGGGTGGCGAACCGGCTCACCGTCGTCCAGGAGCACGCGGCCACCGCCATCAACGACCGGGTCATCACCGTGCTCGGCGTGCGCGCGCGCACCAGGCCCACGCTCGGCCGGATCACCGTGGCCTGCGTGGACGGCGAGTGGCACGCGCTGCCCGCCCGGCTGCTGTCGGAGGTGCTGAAGCTGCGCGGCTTCCAGGTCGACTACCTGGGCGCGCAGGTGCCCGCGCCGCACCTGGTCACGCACCTGCACCGCACCGACCCGGACGCCGTCGCGCTGTCCGGCTCGCTGGCCACCAGGCTGCCGACCGCGCACGCCACGATCACCGCCTGCCAGGCCGCGGGCGTGCCCGTGCTCGCGGGCGGCCGGGCGTTCGGCGTGGACGGGCGGTACGCGCGGCTGCTCGGCGCGGACGGCTGGGCGCCCGACGCGCGCGCCGCCGCCGACCACCTCGCGGCCGGTCCGCCGCCGAGGCCGAGGTCCGGCCACCAGCCGATCGACGACCTGCCGCACCTGGGCGACCAGGAGTACACCATGATCTCCAGGACGGCCCAGCAGTTGGTGAAGGCCGTCTACACGGGACTGGAGGAGCGGCTGCCGGTGATGCGGACCTACACCGAGCAGCAGCAGGAGCGCACCGCCGAGGACCTCCTGCACATCGTCGAGCACCTCGCGGTGGCGCTGTACACCGACGATCCGGAGCTGTTCACCGACTTCCTCGGCTGGACCGGGGACGTGCTGTCCTCGCGCGGCGTCCCCCCGGCCTTCCTGCGCCCCGCCGTGGCCCTGCTGTCGGCCGAGCTGCGCGACTTCCCGAGGGCGACGGCGTTCCTGGCCGCCCACGGCGCCACCGCGTCCGACCCGCCGAGGTCCCACGACCACGCGCTCGCCCACCACCCCTCCGACCCCGGACCCGCCGCATGA
- a CDS encoding PP2C family protein-serine/threonine phosphatase: protein MSSTHVDNDTAWRSAPCPALLVGPDGIVLGLNQAASALLPSIAEGGRLDDGWLADAHRHHLEPVGASVGAEAGSLITGDFGPRSFAAHPVDHGGGTVAWWLVEDTERRDVLAELAVERERAALLDEMSSALFTSLNVERCARVAVRLAATHLADAALIISPGGRDYPVTRCARGESPAHGRILIDPDEVPGLGEALRGFPPVPSRWIDPSAAPDWLLPDGFGEAGSILVTPLPGHGVPAGALILVRRTAVRGFSPDEEAFARLFAARAGVAMSAARMFAQQASITETLMRELLPPTLTHLGGVEFAGRYRPSQDTERVGGDFYDVHEGEDGESLVVLGDVCGKGLEAAVLTGKVRTALQVLLPMADDHHRMLTLLNEALLNNGSTRFVTLVLASVTREGTSVRLRLTSAGHPPPLIVRAGGEVEEADTTGTLIGVLPEIESSTAEVVLGPGETCLLYTDGITEARGGPMDTAMFGESRLRRALAECAGMPAEAVVEHVQMLAAHWVGASDHDDMAVLAVTAPRGQHLTAVGGHGPGRFTS from the coding sequence GTGAGCAGCACCCACGTCGACAACGACACGGCGTGGCGAAGCGCCCCCTGCCCTGCCCTCCTGGTGGGTCCGGACGGCATCGTGCTCGGCCTGAACCAGGCCGCGAGCGCCCTCCTGCCCTCGATCGCCGAGGGCGGTCGGCTCGACGACGGCTGGCTGGCCGACGCGCACCGCCACCACCTCGAACCCGTCGGCGCGAGCGTCGGCGCCGAGGCGGGCTCCCTGATCACCGGCGACTTCGGCCCCCGCAGCTTCGCCGCGCACCCGGTCGACCACGGCGGCGGCACCGTCGCCTGGTGGCTGGTCGAGGACACCGAGCGCCGGGACGTCCTGGCCGAGCTGGCCGTCGAGCGCGAGCGCGCCGCCCTACTGGACGAGATGTCCTCAGCCTTGTTCACGTCGCTGAACGTCGAGCGCTGCGCCCGCGTGGCCGTCCGCCTCGCCGCCACGCACCTGGCCGACGCCGCCCTGATCATCTCGCCCGGCGGGCGCGACTACCCGGTCACCCGCTGCGCGCGCGGCGAGTCCCCGGCGCACGGGCGCATCCTGATCGACCCCGACGAGGTCCCCGGCCTCGGCGAGGCGCTGCGCGGCTTCCCGCCCGTTCCGTCCCGCTGGATCGACCCGTCGGCGGCCCCCGACTGGCTGCTGCCCGACGGCTTCGGCGAGGCGGGCTCCATCCTGGTCACCCCGCTGCCCGGCCACGGCGTGCCCGCGGGCGCGCTGATCCTGGTGCGCCGCACCGCCGTGCGCGGCTTCAGCCCCGACGAGGAGGCGTTCGCCCGCCTGTTCGCGGCCCGCGCGGGCGTGGCCATGTCGGCGGCCCGCATGTTCGCCCAGCAGGCCTCGATCACCGAGACCCTGATGCGCGAGCTGCTCCCGCCCACGCTCACCCACCTCGGCGGCGTCGAGTTCGCGGGCCGCTACCGCCCGTCCCAGGACACCGAGCGGGTCGGCGGCGACTTCTACGACGTGCACGAGGGCGAGGACGGCGAGTCCCTGGTGGTGCTCGGCGACGTGTGCGGCAAGGGCCTGGAGGCGGCCGTGCTGACCGGCAAGGTCCGCACCGCCCTGCAGGTCCTGCTGCCCATGGCCGACGACCACCACCGGATGCTCACCCTGCTCAACGAGGCGCTGCTCAACAACGGCAGCACCCGGTTCGTCACGCTCGTGCTCGCCTCCGTCACCCGCGAGGGCACCTCGGTGCGGCTGCGCCTGACCAGCGCGGGCCACCCGCCGCCGCTGATCGTGCGCGCGGGCGGCGAGGTCGAGGAGGCCGACACCACCGGCACGCTCATCGGCGTGCTCCCCGAGATCGAGAGCAGCACCGCCGAGGTCGTCCTCGGCCCCGGCGAGACGTGCCTGCTCTACACCGACGGCATCACCGAGGCCAGGGGCGGTCCCATGGACACCGCCATGTTCGGCGAGTCCCGGCTGCGCCGCGCGCTCGCCGAGTGCGCCGGGATGCCCGCCGAGGCCGTGGTGGAGCACGTGCAGATGCTGGCCGCGCACTGGGTGGGCGCCAGCGACCACGACGACATGGCCGTGCTGGCGGTCACCGCGCCGCGCGGGCAGCACCTGACGGCGGTCGGGGGGCACGGTCCGGGGCGGTTCACGTCATGA
- a CDS encoding tyrosine-protein phosphatase, whose protein sequence is MRGLRVVVAAIGVLGLVTGLTAPAGAAPEAVAFTQATAVRGADGGHALSWASAAGSVRITAVTSPDATAGVELGQSGGSGALTAPPLPAADRWYFRLTPDRGDPLVVADRHLGFASAKNFRDVGGYRTSDGRWVRNGVLYRSTKLSDLDADEQRRLTGLGVVKVVDLRNLVERLEEPDRLPAGVAHQVADVASLEHGVRFHDQALMTLLEAIAAGLLSGSSDLGQSVGYPFMVNFVGADRAFRDFLTAVATAPGPVVVHCSAGKDRTGWATAVLLTLLGVPSEVVEADFLASNTYTGDPRAVELSWLRAAQNQVQRLYGGFDAYLRQGIGLDEATIAALRAKFLV, encoded by the coding sequence ATGCGCGGTCTTCGTGTTGTGGTGGCAGCCATCGGGGTGCTCGGGCTCGTCACGGGGCTCACCGCCCCGGCGGGCGCGGCCCCCGAGGCGGTCGCGTTCACCCAGGCCACCGCCGTGCGCGGCGCGGACGGCGGCCACGCCCTGTCGTGGGCCTCGGCGGCGGGGTCGGTCCGGATCACCGCCGTCACCTCGCCCGACGCCACCGCGGGCGTCGAGCTCGGCCAGTCCGGCGGCTCCGGCGCGCTGACCGCGCCCCCGCTGCCCGCCGCCGACCGCTGGTACTTCCGCCTGACCCCGGACCGGGGCGACCCGCTCGTCGTCGCCGACCGGCACCTGGGCTTCGCCTCCGCCAAGAACTTCCGCGACGTGGGCGGCTACCGCACCTCGGACGGCCGCTGGGTGCGCAACGGCGTCCTCTACCGCTCCACCAAGCTCAGCGACCTGGACGCCGACGAGCAGCGCAGGCTCACCGGCCTCGGCGTGGTGAAGGTGGTCGACCTGCGCAACCTCGTGGAGCGCCTGGAGGAACCCGACCGCCTGCCCGCGGGCGTCGCCCACCAGGTCGCCGACGTCGCCTCCCTGGAGCACGGCGTCCGCTTCCACGACCAGGCGCTGATGACCCTCCTGGAGGCCATCGCCGCAGGTCTGCTCTCCGGCTCCTCGGACCTCGGCCAGTCCGTCGGCTACCCGTTCATGGTGAACTTCGTCGGCGCCGACCGCGCGTTCCGCGACTTCCTGACCGCCGTGGCCACCGCCCCCGGCCCGGTCGTCGTGCACTGCTCGGCGGGCAAGGACCGCACCGGCTGGGCCACGGCCGTCCTGCTCACCCTGCTCGGCGTGCCCTCCGAGGTCGTGGAGGCGGACTTCCTGGCCAGCAACACCTACACCGGCGACCCGCGGGCGGTGGAGCTGTCCTGGCTGCGCGCCGCGCAGAACCAGGTCCAGCGCCTGTACGGCGGGTTCGACGCCTACCTGCGCCAGGGCATCGGGCTCGACGAGGCCACGATCGCCGCGCTGCGCGCGAAGTTCCTGGTCTGA
- a CDS encoding SGNH/GDSL hydrolase family protein has protein sequence MTSASRRALLGLVALTASALTAIAVPTAATAATAQPLGYAALGDSMASGPLIPDFTGPLACGRSTRNYPHVLAATLGAALSDATCSGAQTKHLAQPQSLSLLGVPAGSAPPQFDVLRPDTGLVTITMGGNDVGLVGIAQDCVRWDPAATPCNGEFQERLTQRLAELGPRLDAALTTIAERSPAARVVVVGYGLYIRPGGCWPVQPVLAPDADFLQDGVDRMNAVLADRAAAHGAEYVDLVGPSAGHDTCAPNAERWIEGYLPVTLAAPLHPNRRGEENYARVVAEHLAGATAARR, from the coding sequence ATGACCAGCGCGTCCCGCCGTGCCCTGCTGGGCCTGGTCGCACTGACCGCGTCCGCACTGACCGCGATCGCCGTCCCCACCGCCGCCACCGCCGCCACCGCGCAACCGCTCGGCTACGCCGCGCTGGGCGACTCGATGGCGTCCGGCCCGCTCATCCCGGACTTCACCGGGCCGCTCGCCTGTGGCCGCTCCACCCGCAACTACCCGCACGTGCTCGCCGCGACCCTGGGCGCCGCGCTGTCCGACGCCACCTGCAGCGGCGCCCAGACCAAGCACCTCGCCCAACCGCAGTCGCTGTCCCTGCTCGGCGTCCCGGCGGGCAGCGCGCCACCGCAGTTCGACGTGCTGCGCCCGGACACCGGCCTGGTCACGATCACCATGGGCGGCAACGACGTCGGCCTCGTCGGCATCGCCCAGGACTGCGTGCGCTGGGACCCGGCCGCCACCCCCTGCAACGGGGAGTTCCAGGAGCGCCTGACCCAGCGCCTGGCCGAGCTGGGCCCGCGCCTGGACGCCGCGCTCACCACCATCGCCGAGCGCTCGCCCGCCGCGCGGGTCGTCGTGGTCGGGTACGGGCTGTACATCCGGCCCGGCGGCTGCTGGCCGGTGCAGCCGGTCCTCGCGCCCGACGCGGACTTCCTGCAGGACGGGGTGGACCGGATGAACGCCGTGCTCGCCGACCGGGCCGCCGCGCACGGCGCCGAGTACGTGGACCTGGTCGGCCCGAGCGCCGGTCACGACACCTGCGCGCCGAACGCCGAGCGCTGGATCGAGGGCTACCTGCCGGTCACCCTCGCCGCCCCGCTGCACCCGAACCGGCGCGGCGAGGAGAACTACGCCCGCGTCGTCGCCGAGCACCTGGCGGGCGCCACCGCCGCGAGGCGCTGA
- a CDS encoding PucR family transcriptional regulator, whose product MTGDKAPPRIAGRAVAPALRAGASALAARVVERLTAELPVYADLPREEVAGDITAIVRHNLLVCADVLERRGPATEVELRPQRESAELRAEEGVPLEAVLSAYQLGASLCCRALIEDAGPDDLPTVLEVVEGLLGFQRQLTAEVTRAYQRAALDGRSGRHALLAALLAGEGPEAPGGYLALELLLPPHRDESGAGARISARRKLRRVLAVLDGFADEPALTALDHAGGTALLPLAAEPAWPAVRALVERLARAADVPVTAAAGYAGAPGVPAAVARNAEVLEVVLRTDRGPGAHRLADVLLDYQLSRPSGALLPLAGLVAALEPRPELLRTLEVHLALDLDRRATAARLHLHPNTVDYRLRRIHRLTGLSPTRPQDCRSLAAALVARRFTGDPRP is encoded by the coding sequence GTGACGGGTGACAAGGCGCCGCCGCGGATCGCGGGCCGGGCGGTGGCCCCCGCGCTGCGGGCGGGCGCCTCGGCGCTGGCGGCGCGCGTGGTGGAGCGGTTGACCGCCGAGCTGCCGGTGTACGCGGACCTGCCGCGCGAGGAGGTCGCGGGCGACATCACCGCGATCGTGCGGCACAACCTGCTGGTGTGCGCGGACGTGCTGGAGCGGCGCGGGCCCGCGACCGAGGTCGAGCTGCGCCCGCAGCGCGAGTCGGCGGAGCTGCGCGCCGAGGAGGGCGTGCCGCTGGAGGCGGTGCTGTCGGCGTACCAGCTGGGCGCGTCGCTGTGCTGCCGGGCGCTGATCGAGGACGCGGGGCCGGACGACCTGCCGACCGTGCTGGAGGTGGTGGAGGGGCTGCTGGGGTTCCAGCGGCAGCTGACCGCCGAGGTGACGCGCGCCTACCAGCGGGCCGCGCTGGACGGGCGGTCCGGGCGGCACGCGCTGCTGGCCGCGCTGCTCGCGGGCGAGGGCCCTGAGGCGCCGGGCGGGTACCTGGCGCTGGAGCTGCTGCTGCCGCCGCACCGGGACGAGTCGGGCGCGGGGGCGCGGATCTCGGCGCGGCGGAAGCTGCGGCGGGTGCTGGCGGTGCTGGACGGGTTCGCCGACGAGCCCGCGCTGACCGCGCTGGACCACGCGGGTGGCACCGCGCTGCTGCCGCTGGCGGCCGAGCCCGCGTGGCCCGCGGTGCGGGCGCTGGTGGAGCGGTTGGCGCGGGCGGCGGACGTGCCGGTGACGGCGGCGGCCGGGTACGCGGGCGCGCCGGGGGTGCCCGCGGCGGTGGCGCGCAACGCGGAGGTGCTGGAGGTGGTGCTGCGGACCGACCGGGGGCCCGGCGCGCACCGGTTGGCGGACGTGCTGCTGGACTACCAGCTGAGCAGGCCGAGCGGGGCGCTGCTGCCGCTGGCGGGGCTGGTGGCCGCGCTGGAGCCGAGGCCGGAGCTGCTGCGCACCCTGGAGGTGCACCTGGCACTGGATCTGGACCGCAGGGCGACGGCGGCCCGGCTGCACCTGCACCCGAACACGGTCGACTACCGGTTGCGCCGCATCCACCGGTTGACCGGGTTGTCGCCGACCCGGCCGCAGGACTGCCGCAGCCTGGCGGCGGCGCTGGTGGCCCGCAGGTTCACCGGCGACCCGCGCCCCTGA